From Pseudomonas putida, one genomic window encodes:
- the arfB gene encoding alternative ribosome rescue aminoacyl-tRNA hydrolase ArfB, with product MLTISNNVQIPDAEIELTYIRAQGAGGQNVNKVSSAVHLRFDIPASSLPDFYKERLLALRDSRITGEGVLIIKGQQYRTQEQNRADALARLAELIINAGKTEKKRRPTKPTLGSKTRRLEGKARRSNVKAGRGKVDF from the coding sequence ATGCTGACCATCTCCAACAACGTACAGATACCGGATGCCGAAATCGAACTGACCTACATCCGTGCGCAGGGCGCGGGTGGGCAGAATGTCAACAAGGTATCCAGCGCCGTGCACCTGCGCTTTGACATCCCGGCCTCTTCGTTACCCGACTTCTACAAAGAACGGTTGCTGGCGCTGCGTGACAGCCGCATCACCGGCGAGGGGGTGTTGATCATCAAAGGGCAGCAGTACCGCACGCAGGAGCAGAACCGTGCTGACGCACTGGCGCGCCTTGCCGAGTTGATCATCAATGCCGGCAAGACCGAGAAGAAACGCCGTCCCACCAAGCCGACCCTTGGTTCGAAGACCCGTCGCCTGGAAGGCAAAGCCAGGCGGAGCAATGTCAAGGCGGGGCGGGGCAAAGTGGATTTCTAG
- a CDS encoding OprD family porin — MKIRASVQQFNHANVFFVVPLLSAAISAQAAAESGFIEDSSAGLSLRNYYINRNYVSDSAGQSKAEAWSQAFILNYKSGFTQGLVGFGVDAMGLYAVKLDGGRGTPGTQLLPIHDDGRAADDYGRLAIAGKARISATELKVGEWMPTLPILRSDDGRSLPQTFKGAQVTSREIENLTLYGGQFRANSPRNDASMEDMFLAQKPGVTSDRFNFVGGEYTFNDKRTMLGGWGAELKDIYRQQMIQVTHSQPIGKWTLGANLQWYTGKEDGQALAGNLDNRTWSGLFSATYGANTFYIGLQKVSGADGWMKVNGTSGGSLANDSFSSSYENANERSWQVRHDYNFVAVGIPGLVLMNRYIKGSGIRVGGESGVKEWGRETELAYVFQAGALKDLNIKWRNSTLRRGWGTNTSFNENRLIFNYPLSLF; from the coding sequence GTGAAAATCCGCGCATCCGTACAACAATTCAACCATGCAAACGTGTTTTTCGTCGTGCCGCTGCTGAGTGCTGCCATCAGCGCGCAGGCAGCGGCTGAGTCCGGATTTATAGAAGATTCGTCTGCTGGGTTGAGCCTGCGTAATTATTATATCAATCGTAATTATGTCAGTGACTCGGCTGGCCAAAGCAAGGCAGAGGCGTGGAGCCAAGCGTTCATATTGAACTATAAATCCGGCTTCACCCAAGGCCTGGTAGGTTTTGGTGTGGACGCCATGGGGCTCTACGCTGTGAAACTTGACGGTGGCCGTGGCACGCCTGGCACACAGTTGCTTCCCATTCATGACGATGGTCGCGCGGCCGATGATTATGGGCGCCTGGCGATTGCTGGAAAAGCGCGAATCTCGGCTACAGAGTTGAAGGTTGGCGAATGGATGCCGACACTGCCTATCTTGCGTTCAGATGACGGACGATCATTACCGCAGACGTTCAAAGGTGCGCAAGTCACTTCTCGAGAAATCGAGAACCTTACCCTGTATGGCGGCCAGTTCCGTGCCAACAGCCCACGAAATGATGCGAGCATGGAGGATATGTTCCTTGCGCAGAAGCCAGGTGTCACTTCCGATCGCTTCAACTTTGTCGGCGGCGAGTATACGTTCAATGATAAACGGACGATGCTCGGCGGGTGGGGGGCCGAGCTGAAGGATATCTACCGCCAGCAGATGATACAGGTCACACACAGCCAGCCCATTGGTAAATGGACGCTGGGTGCCAACCTTCAATGGTACACGGGCAAGGAAGACGGGCAGGCGCTGGCGGGGAATCTCGACAATCGGACTTGGTCCGGGTTGTTCTCAGCGACGTACGGCGCGAATACCTTCTACATCGGCTTGCAGAAGGTTTCCGGTGCAGATGGCTGGATGAAAGTCAACGGTACGTCGGGTGGCTCATTGGCCAACGACAGCTTCAGCTCCAGCTACGAAAATGCCAACGAGCGCTCCTGGCAGGTGCGCCACGATTACAATTTCGTGGCTGTGGGTATTCCGGGCCTGGTGCTTATGAACCGCTATATCAAAGGTAGCGGTATTCGTGTGGGCGGGGAGTCGGGCGTCAAGGAGTGGGGCCGGGAGACCGAGCTGGCTTATGTGTTCCAGGCTGGCGCGCTCAAGGATTTGAATATCAAATGGCGTAACTCGACGTTGCGTCGGGGTTGGGGCACCAACACAAGCTTCAATGAAAATCGTTTGATCTTCAACTACCCGCTTTCGCTGTTTTGA